A genomic stretch from Gemmatimonadota bacterium includes:
- a CDS encoding lactate racemase domain-containing protein: protein KTKEAAMNNTATIHTRAWAGDEALTLTFPEGWTVETFGPEECPQVTADQIQTAFDNPIGTPRIAELAKGKNSAAIIVDDLSRPTPAAELIPYVLKELDTAGIPKNQIRFVVGGGSHRPIDAEEIDKKVGADIARTYEVTNHYFMGGDLRALGSLDSGLPIYIDRVVADADLKLCVGGIYPHANVGFGGGAKLILPGVSGFATMFYFHTFYANRGHANIERQGDEPDHRDAAEAVAKVLGLDAVVNVTLNRKRQITGVFVGDFIQAQRTGARFALKTYATRTPETEPDLVIANAYPLDYDPVQTAKALWPLRLFKNAYKVAINPATDGICHHGLYDEIDYARFCKQKSQQPQQELPEPKIEDPHQTLMWSENFPVDEFYKRNPDGILFRDWDTLRNQLIEKLPDNARVAVFPNAAIQISAK from the coding sequence AAAACAAAAGAGGCCGCGATGAACAACACCGCCACAATACACACCCGTGCCTGGGCGGGTGATGAAGCCCTCACCCTCACCTTTCCCGAAGGCTGGACAGTCGAAACCTTTGGACCAGAGGAATGCCCTCAAGTCACCGCAGACCAGATCCAAACCGCCTTTGACAACCCCATCGGCACACCGAGGATAGCGGAACTCGCCAAAGGGAAAAACAGCGCCGCAATCATCGTAGATGACCTGAGTCGCCCCACACCCGCTGCCGAACTCATCCCTTATGTCCTCAAAGAACTCGACACCGCTGGCATACCCAAAAATCAAATCCGCTTTGTCGTAGGCGGGGGATCTCACCGCCCAATCGACGCGGAGGAAATCGACAAAAAAGTAGGGGCTGATATCGCCCGCACCTATGAAGTCACGAATCACTATTTCATGGGCGGCGACCTGCGCGCCCTGGGCAGCCTGGACAGCGGCCTCCCCATTTACATCGACAGAGTTGTCGCAGACGCCGACCTCAAGCTCTGCGTTGGCGGAATTTATCCCCACGCCAACGTGGGTTTTGGCGGTGGCGCCAAACTCATCCTACCGGGCGTCTCGGGCTTTGCCACCATGTTCTACTTTCACACCTTTTACGCAAATCGGGGACACGCCAATATTGAACGACAGGGCGACGAACCAGACCATCGAGACGCCGCCGAAGCAGTCGCCAAAGTCCTGGGCCTCGATGCCGTCGTCAACGTAACACTCAACCGCAAACGCCAGATCACCGGTGTATTTGTGGGCGACTTCATCCAGGCGCAGCGCACCGGCGCCCGATTCGCGCTAAAAACCTACGCAACCCGGACACCCGAAACAGAGCCTGACCTCGTCATAGCCAACGCCTACCCCCTCGACTACGACCCCGTACAAACCGCCAAAGCACTCTGGCCGCTTCGGCTGTTCAAAAACGCGTACAAAGTCGCCATCAATCCCGCCACCGATGGAATCTGTCACCACGGACTATACGACGAAATAGACTACGCGCGGTTTTGCAAACAGAAATCCCAACAGCCCCAGCAAGAACTCCCCGAACCCAAAATCGAAGACCCGCACCAGACCCTGATGTGGTCTGAGAACTTTCCGGTTGACGAATTTTACAAACGCAATCCCGACGGCATTCTCTTCCGCGATTGGGACACGCTCCGCAACCAACTCATTGAAAAATTGCCCGATAATGCCCGGGTCGCTGTTTTTCCAAACGCAGCCATTCAAATTTCTGCAAAATAA